In Miscanthus floridulus cultivar M001 chromosome 19, ASM1932011v1, whole genome shotgun sequence, the DNA window GTAGCCAATATATAACTACTCAAGAGGCATCAACAAGCATCATACCACTTATCTTATGGAAGAAGAAAGGTAATCACGAGACACGAACATTGAGCTTGATTTACGTGGAAGTTTAACCGTATCCAAATTCCACCAATAACATCAGATGGTCGTGTGCTTTTCATTTTCCACTCATTCTATCTGGTACATAGTCATTGAAGCTTGCAAACCTTATTATCCAGCCGTGACCAAATAACACAATCTAGCCTTCTACAGCTTAGCAGGCTTGGGGAAGATGTCAGGGGTGAACTTCTGCGCCGCGCTTATGCTCCCCTTGATTTTAATCGCCCCTCTGCGCATCAATAGAGTCCATCAGCCTCAAAGAAACTAGTACACACAGAATTCTAAAGTGCAAGGAAGAAAACAAAGATTAGTCTTGTTCTCTTAACCGGATGAAAGCAATCTGCGGGTTCGTCTTGCCGGTTGCGATTCCAAGGAAATCGTTATCCGTGAAGGAGAAAGTAGCATCCGGCTTTCCCTGGTATGGCCCTGGAAATCATAAGCAAGGCTTTCAGAACACTGATACGGGCAACTGAAACTAAGATTGAAGGACGGTAAAGGAGGAACCTTTGGTGACCTCGCCCTTCTTGAGGTCGACCACGAAGATCTCCTCATCAAGGCCGATCTTCTGCAACGCACAACACCGCACAGGAATACAGTGTCAGAAAGGCCGTCGATCTGGCCTGAATTTCACGCAACCTAGGCAAGAAGAGGAGGGATTCACGGGTGATTCGAGAGGGAGGGGATGGGGAGGAGGAGGGGAACCTGACCTTGGGGGCGACGTTGAGCTGGTAGACGAGGCCGACCTTCTTGGTGAGCtccttgccggcgtcggtggccaGGTGCTGGCGCATCATCTCCAGGAGCTGCGCGGATTTGAGGCTGCTACCGTCCATCTCAGCGGGAGCGGGCGAGCTGGGTGTAGGATTAGCACCGCGGAGTAGAAGCGGAAAAATTGGAGAAGGGAGATGCGAGAAGAGGATGAGGGGCTCGCTCGTTCGGTTTTGTTGGGAAGCAGTAGTTGCGGGAAGAAGGCAATCAAAGCCCCCGGCAGGAGTACAACTCCAACGGCCTAATCTTATTTAATTAAATCGATACATATTACACATAATAAGTGTTAGGTGTAATAAAGAATTAACTCGTACAGAAAACAGGCTGGGGATTAACTCATCTTAATAGATGACTATTATCTACACTATTGTCAGGTTGAGATATATAGCGAGCCATATGCCTAAGCACACGAAGTCGCAACGCGCATGGACTTGGATAGTAGCATTAGCGGTGCCAATGAAGATTTTGCGGCTCTAAATCGTAACTGACGCCGTGTTGGATCGCTGGGCCAAGGTGGGAACGAGGGCAGCATTAGCGATGCCAACGAAGATTTTGCAGCTCTAAATTGTAACTGGCGCCATGATTGATCTGCTGGGTCAAGGTGGGAGTGAGGGAAGAGGGAAAATTTTTAGTTCTTTAATATTAGGAGTAAACTAGCAAACTTACGATTTGCGACTCAAATATTTTCGTTCTTTAATATTATCTAGGTATAAACTAGCAAACATACAATTTGTGACTTGGAGGTTTATTCAAAGATTATGCTATTTCTTCCTATGCATCTTGGAATCGAATTTCATATTGGtcagaattttttattgaatttATGACCAGGGCTCTTAGAATTGGATTTATTCTCCTCAATCAGAAAATCCCATCAAGgtaagaattttttttatttctgtCACTTTCTAACATGTATTTGTGCTCGTTTTACACTGTATCAGAATTTCTGATGGGGATCAAAATTTCGATCCTGGGCAAAAAGTGACATAACAGCTACCCTTTTGGGGTTGAGTATTTACCTCACTCCCCTTCACTCCATTCAGCTCCTCCACCTTGATGAACACCTCTCTCTAGGCCATTTGATCTCTCCCCTCCCTTTTTGTGAggattgattgattcttgtgggaTCTAAAAGAGTTGGGTTGAGAGATTGTGTGGTTAAGAGCAAGAAAAAGCAATCTCACCCTTGAGCACTTGTGGATCTTGTCAAGTATTTGGGGgagtgtttgttactcttgaagaTGAAACCTTCTAGAGGTAACGAGTTGATTGGCGAGCTCCCAAAATTACGGTGAGCCATGGAAAGTTTGAAGGTTTTGATTTCACCTCCGCAAGGAAAGAAACGGTAGAAAAAGTGAGAAAAATGTATGTCTAAGGTCTGCATGTACTCTGTGTTTTGGTAGAGAAGAATAAGTAATAATTGATACATGACAGCCAACAATAAGAAATAACTGAGTTATcaaggttttttttttcaaatttactGTCGTTTCAACCGTGTGTCTCGGGCGTCGTGTTTGTTTAGTAACCATATTAGGCTTTGTTTGGATGTTGTTGGATTCACCTCGATCCACATGTGTTGGGACGGAACTTAGTTAAAATTTCACTCCAATGACCCCAACACATGTGGAGTTAAAGTTTCACTCCAATCCACCTTGACATATGTGGATCGACGTGAATT includes these proteins:
- the LOC136528966 gene encoding sterol carrier protein 2-like, which produces MDGSSLKSAQLLEMMRQHLATDAGKELTKKVGLVYQLNVAPKKIGLDEEIFVVDLKKGEVTKGPYQGKPDATFSFTDNDFLGIATGKTNPQIAFIRGAIKIKGSISAAQKFTPDIFPKPAKL